From a single Nostoc sp. MS1 genomic region:
- a CDS encoding ammonium transporter: MYKQKSRANNRRSSARNYAQNRQSSSTNKISNLVKRLSPTWQACIPLACLIVLGWSYVAVAQAPAGPTTADLKVALDTLWVAIAAFLVFFMNAGFCMLETGFCRQKNAVNVLAKNLIVFALSTVAFWAIGFGLMFGDGNDFIGWNGFFLAGADNSPAIGTDYKGVFSALNWTGVPLAAKFLFQLVFAGTAATIVSGAVAERIKFVDFLIFSLLLVGIAYPITGHWIWGAGWLADLGFWDFAGSTVVHSVGGWAALMGAAFLGPRIGRYQNKQVVALPGHNMSIATLGCLILWLGWFGFNPGSVMAADPNAITHIALTTNMAGAVGGIAATVTAWVYLGKPDLSMIINGILAGLVGITASCAYVSVPSSIVIGLIAGILVVFSVPFFDKLGIDDPVGATSVHLVCGIWGTLAVGLFSVGPGGYSWMVDAAGSKVGPHGLFVGGGFNSLIAQVIGVLSVGGITVLLSTVFWLALKATLGIRVTREEELEGLDIGEHGMEAYSGFLKEASSDGFTEGKSSGEYSKGEDFSTT, from the coding sequence ATGTACAAACAGAAATCAAGGGCAAACAATAGGCGTTCTTCTGCAAGAAATTACGCTCAGAATAGACAATCTAGCTCAACAAACAAGATATCTAATCTAGTAAAACGACTCTCTCCTACTTGGCAAGCCTGCATACCTCTAGCTTGTTTAATTGTTTTAGGTTGGAGTTATGTGGCAGTTGCCCAAGCCCCAGCAGGGCCAACAACGGCAGATTTGAAAGTGGCACTTGATACTCTTTGGGTAGCGATCGCCGCTTTTTTAGTATTCTTTATGAATGCTGGTTTTTGTATGTTAGAAACCGGCTTCTGCCGTCAGAAGAATGCTGTTAACGTTCTAGCAAAAAACCTGATTGTATTTGCCTTATCGACCGTAGCATTTTGGGCAATTGGTTTTGGCTTAATGTTCGGCGATGGTAATGATTTCATCGGTTGGAACGGATTTTTCCTAGCTGGGGCAGATAACAGCCCTGCAATAGGAACCGATTACAAAGGTGTGTTTAGTGCGCTGAACTGGACAGGCGTACCTTTAGCCGCCAAGTTCTTATTCCAGCTAGTGTTTGCTGGAACCGCAGCCACAATTGTTTCTGGTGCAGTCGCAGAAAGAATTAAATTTGTAGACTTTTTAATTTTCAGCCTTCTACTCGTCGGTATTGCTTACCCCATCACCGGACATTGGATTTGGGGCGCTGGCTGGTTAGCTGACCTTGGGTTTTGGGATTTTGCTGGTTCTACAGTAGTACACTCTGTTGGTGGCTGGGCAGCTTTGATGGGTGCAGCCTTCCTTGGCCCCCGTATTGGCAGATATCAAAATAAGCAAGTTGTGGCTTTACCCGGTCACAACATGAGTATTGCTACCTTGGGTTGCTTAATTCTGTGGTTGGGTTGGTTTGGTTTTAACCCTGGTTCTGTGATGGCTGCTGACCCCAATGCCATTACTCATATTGCCTTGACAACTAACATGGCTGGTGCAGTTGGTGGGATTGCTGCTACTGTTACAGCTTGGGTGTACTTAGGTAAACCAGACCTGTCAATGATTATCAACGGCATTTTAGCCGGTTTGGTTGGTATTACCGCCTCCTGTGCTTATGTCAGCGTTCCCAGTTCCATAGTTATTGGCTTAATCGCCGGCATTTTAGTTGTTTTCTCTGTACCATTTTTCGATAAACTCGGCATTGATGACCCTGTAGGTGCTACTTCAGTTCACCTAGTTTGTGGTATTTGGGGTACTTTAGCTGTTGGTCTATTTTCCGTCGGCCCTGGTGGTTATTCTTGGATGGTTGACGCAGCTGGTAGCAAAGTCGGCCCACATGGCTTATTTGTTGGCGGTGGTTTTAACTCATTAATTGCCCAAGTAATTGGTGTTCTCTCTGTTGGTGGAATTACCGTTCTCCTCAGCACTGTCTTTTGGCTAGCACTGAAAGCCACTTTAGGTATTAGAGTTACCAGAGAAGAAGAACTGGAAGGATTGGATATTGGTGAACACGGTATGGAAGCCTACAGTGGATTCCTCAAAGAAGCTAGTTCCGATGGCTTTACAGAAGGTAAATCATCTGGTGAATACTCGAAAGGTGAAGATTTCTCAACTACTTAA
- the purE gene encoding 5-(carboxyamino)imidazole ribonucleotide mutase: MAPLVGIIMGSDSDLPTMKEAIAICDEFGVENEVAIVSAHRTPERMVEYAQQAHHRGIKVIIAGAGGAAHLPGMVASLTPLPVIGVPVATRNLQGVDSLYSIVQMPAGIPVATVAIGNAKNAGLLAIQILATQQPELLTKVQQYRQNLSASVMAKQAKLEQLGYQQYLQQELS; encoded by the coding sequence ATGGCTCCTTTGGTTGGCATTATTATGGGCAGTGATTCAGATTTGCCCACGATGAAAGAGGCGATCGCAATTTGCGATGAGTTTGGTGTAGAAAATGAAGTGGCGATCGTTTCTGCCCATCGCACACCAGAACGCATGGTGGAATATGCCCAGCAGGCGCACCATCGAGGTATTAAAGTAATTATTGCAGGTGCGGGTGGTGCAGCTCATCTCCCCGGTATGGTAGCCTCTCTCACCCCCCTACCTGTAATTGGTGTCCCAGTGGCTACCAGAAACTTACAAGGCGTAGATTCTCTATACTCGATTGTACAAATGCCTGCGGGTATCCCTGTCGCTACGGTGGCGATCGGTAATGCTAAAAATGCTGGACTATTAGCAATACAGATACTCGCCACCCAGCAGCCAGAATTACTAACCAAAGTCCAACAGTACCGTCAAAACTTGTCAGCCTCAGTCATGGCAAAGCAAGCCAAGCTAGAACAGTTAGGCTATCAACAGTATTTACAGCAAGAACTTTCTTAA
- the nagA gene encoding N-acetylglucosamine-6-phosphate deacetylase: protein MTIDIINAKVTGYQGLQMLLVNQAGIIEQILPMGTVFKRVPPSDLQVLDVAGDWVSLGGVDLQINGALGLAFPDLAADNAHLLSKICDFLWNVGVDGFLPTLVTTSVENIQRSLAVIADFISTAQLGSQILGIHLEGPFLNYQKRGAHPAEYLLPLTIDEVKRVLGDYAHVVKVITLAPELDTTGEVIPYLRSLGITVSLGHSQATANQAQDAFALGATMVTHAFNAMPPLHHREPGLLGAAITNPHVMCGFIADGQHVSPIMLQILLRATPGLFLVSDALAPLGLPDGVYPWDTRQIEVKQGTARLPDGTLSGTTLPLLVGVENLVKWGICDVETAIALATDAPRKAIGLPGIIQDQAANLLRWHWDNSTNQLSWRRLLS from the coding sequence ATGACTATCGACATAATTAACGCTAAAGTTACCGGCTACCAGGGTTTACAGATGCTTTTGGTAAATCAGGCTGGGATAATTGAACAAATTTTGCCGATGGGAACTGTATTCAAAAGGGTTCCGCCATCAGATTTACAAGTATTGGATGTGGCTGGGGATTGGGTTTCTTTGGGTGGGGTTGATTTGCAAATTAATGGTGCTTTGGGTTTGGCATTTCCTGATTTAGCGGCGGATAATGCCCATTTATTGAGTAAAATATGTGATTTCTTATGGAATGTGGGCGTAGATGGGTTTTTGCCTACATTGGTGACAACTTCAGTGGAAAATATTCAGCGATCGCTTGCTGTCATTGCTGATTTTATCTCGACTGCTCAACTAGGTTCCCAAATCTTGGGCATACATCTGGAAGGCCCATTTTTGAACTACCAGAAGCGGGGCGCTCACCCAGCAGAATACTTATTACCTCTGACAATAGATGAAGTTAAACGAGTTTTGGGAGATTATGCCCATGTTGTCAAAGTTATCACCCTAGCACCGGAGTTAGACACCACTGGCGAAGTGATCCCATATTTACGTTCTTTGGGAATAACTGTCAGTTTAGGACATTCTCAAGCCACAGCGAATCAAGCCCAAGATGCTTTTGCCTTGGGTGCGACGATGGTAACTCATGCCTTCAATGCTATGCCGCCTCTACATCACCGTGAACCGGGACTTTTGGGGGCGGCAATTACTAATCCTCATGTTATGTGTGGATTTATTGCTGATGGGCAACATGTTTCACCTATTATGTTGCAAATACTTTTGCGTGCTACTCCAGGGTTGTTTCTGGTGAGTGATGCCCTCGCCCCCCTTGGGCTACCGGATGGGGTGTATCCTTGGGATACTCGGCAGATAGAAGTAAAACAAGGTACAGCAAGGCTACCAGACGGTACATTATCGGGAACGACTTTACCGTTATTGGTGGGGGTGGAGAACTTGGTGAAGTGGGGAATTTGTGACGTTGAAACTGCGATCGCTCTAGCTACGGATGCGCCAAGAAAAGCAATAGGTTTACCAGGAATTATACAAGATCAAGCTGCGAATTTATTACGCTGGCATTGGGATAATTCTACAAACCAACTTTCTTGGCGGCGGTTGTTATCTTAA
- a CDS encoding P-II family nitrogen regulator, whose amino-acid sequence MHLVKKIEIIANAFELSKILAGLDKSGVQGHAVIRNVEGKGLRGTTEDLDTIMVDNVYIIAFCQPEFVKPVVENIKPILNKFGGTCYISDVMEVRSVKCVASL is encoded by the coding sequence ATGCACTTAGTTAAAAAGATAGAAATTATTGCCAATGCTTTTGAATTGAGCAAAATTTTAGCAGGATTAGATAAATCAGGTGTACAAGGTCACGCCGTCATCCGTAATGTTGAAGGTAAAGGATTACGTGGCACAACAGAAGATTTAGATACCATAATGGTTGATAACGTTTATATCATCGCTTTCTGTCAGCCTGAATTTGTCAAACCAGTAGTGGAAAACATCAAACCAATTCTCAATAAATTTGGCGGTACTTGTTACATTTCCGATGTGATGGAAGTTCGCTCTGTTAAATGCGTTGCATCTTTATAA
- a CDS encoding sodium-dependent bicarbonate transport family permease, with translation MDGSLIVSNILNPPILFFFLGMVAVFVKSDLEIPAPIPKALSLYLLFAIGFKGGVELIKSGVTQDVVLTLLAAMLMACAVPIYTFFILKLKLDTYDAAAIAATYGSISAVTFITASTFLGQLGINFDGYMVAALALMESPAIIVGLILVNLFSVDEKREFAWKDVLQEAFLNSSVFLLIGSLIIGFLTGEHGWQVLEPFTQGLFYGALTFFLLDMGLVAARRIKDLQKTGFFLILFAILIPILNAGIGLLIAKFIGMPPGDTLLFAVLCASASYIAVPAAMRLTVPEANPSLYVSTALAVTFPFNIIVGIPLYQYGINLFWK, from the coding sequence ATGGATGGTAGCTTGATTGTGTCGAACATCCTCAATCCGCCGATCCTGTTTTTCTTTTTGGGAATGGTTGCTGTTTTTGTTAAGTCGGATTTGGAAATTCCCGCGCCTATACCTAAAGCATTATCTCTGTATTTGCTGTTTGCGATAGGTTTTAAAGGGGGTGTAGAACTAATCAAAAGTGGTGTGACTCAGGATGTGGTGTTGACACTTCTGGCGGCGATGCTGATGGCTTGTGCAGTGCCAATTTACACCTTTTTCATTTTAAAACTAAAACTAGATACTTATGATGCAGCGGCGATCGCAGCTACCTATGGTTCCATCAGTGCCGTCACCTTCATCACTGCTAGCACATTTTTGGGTCAACTGGGCATTAATTTCGATGGTTACATGGTAGCAGCCTTAGCTTTAATGGAATCCCCCGCCATCATCGTTGGTTTAATATTAGTTAATCTTTTTAGCGTAGACGAAAAGCGCGAATTTGCCTGGAAAGATGTTTTGCAAGAAGCCTTTTTGAATAGTTCAGTCTTTTTGTTAATTGGTAGCCTAATAATTGGCTTCTTAACAGGAGAACACGGTTGGCAAGTTTTAGAACCCTTCACCCAAGGATTATTTTATGGCGCTCTTACCTTCTTTCTTTTAGATATGGGACTAGTAGCCGCTAGAAGAATTAAAGACTTGCAAAAAACCGGGTTTTTCCTCATTTTATTTGCCATACTAATTCCCATACTCAATGCAGGCATTGGTTTACTAATTGCCAAATTCATTGGTATGCCTCCAGGAGACACTCTATTATTTGCCGTACTGTGTGCTAGTGCCTCTTATATTGCCGTCCCAGCCGCTATGCGGTTAACTGTTCCAGAAGCTAACCCCAGCCTGTATGTTTCCACCGCTTTAGCAGTAACATTTCCGTTCAATATTATTGTGGGCATTCCTTTATATCAGTACGGTATTAACTTATTTTGGAAGTAA
- a CDS encoding DUF2330 domain-containing protein encodes MKQFRLIISLFVLSIGVLCFAPTAWAFCGFYVAKADSKLYNQASQVVIARDGDRTVLTMANDFKGEVKDFAMVVPVPTVIQKEQVRVAQPKIIERLDAFSAPRLVEYFDSDPCAPQYRDRLYEAVPAPAARISGATRGDNANLGVTIEAKFNVGEYEILILSAKESGGLETWLNRNGYKIPRGAKQLLQPYIRSRMKFFVAKVNLDKFEQSGYEFLRPLQISYQSPKFMLPIRLGMMNANTAQDLIVYILSPQGQAEITNYRTVKVPSDTNIPVFVKNEFSDFYKSMFQTAYLKEDRKVAFLEYAWDMSSCDPCSAEPLNQEELKQAGVFWLDNDTNDNFLAPNIRRPFPRSSVFITRLHIRYSRDKFPEDPMFQTTSSRESFQGRYILQHPFTGELNCQASREYKRSLPKRFEQEAQTLAKLTNWNIQDIRKKMKLSLGNLNYSWWENFLAWLGL; translated from the coding sequence ATGAAGCAATTTAGACTTATCATTTCATTATTTGTATTATCTATAGGCGTTTTATGTTTTGCGCCGACAGCTTGGGCTTTTTGTGGATTTTATGTAGCCAAGGCTGATAGTAAATTATACAATCAAGCATCTCAGGTGGTGATAGCGCGGGATGGCGATCGCACTGTCTTGACTATGGCTAATGACTTTAAAGGCGAAGTCAAAGATTTTGCTATGGTTGTACCTGTACCCACAGTTATACAAAAAGAGCAAGTGCGCGTTGCTCAACCGAAAATTATCGAGCGATTAGATGCTTTTAGCGCCCCACGCTTAGTAGAATATTTTGACTCTGATCCTTGCGCTCCACAATACAGGGATAGACTATATGAAGCAGTACCAGCACCAGCAGCGAGAATTAGTGGAGCAACTAGAGGTGATAATGCAAACTTGGGCGTTACCATTGAAGCAAAATTTAATGTAGGTGAATACGAAATTTTAATTTTGAGTGCTAAAGAATCAGGTGGACTAGAAACTTGGCTAAATCGTAATGGTTACAAAATTCCTAGAGGAGCAAAACAATTACTTCAGCCTTATATTCGCTCTCGCATGAAATTTTTTGTTGCTAAAGTTAACCTTGATAAATTTGAGCAATCTGGCTATGAATTTCTGCGTCCACTACAGATTTCATATCAATCACCTAAATTCATGCTACCCATTCGCTTGGGCATGATGAATGCTAACACTGCTCAAGATTTAATAGTTTATATCCTTTCACCTCAAGGACAAGCAGAAATTACTAACTATCGCACAGTAAAGGTTCCTTCCGATACAAATATTCCTGTGTTTGTCAAAAATGAATTTAGTGATTTCTACAAATCTATGTTCCAAACTGCCTACCTTAAAGAAGACAGGAAAGTGGCTTTCTTGGAATATGCTTGGGATATGAGTAGTTGCGATCCTTGTTCAGCAGAACCTCTCAATCAAGAAGAACTCAAGCAAGCTGGTGTATTTTGGTTAGATAATGATACCAACGATAACTTTCTAGCACCTAATATTCGTCGTCCGTTTCCGCGTAGTAGCGTGTTCATTACCCGGCTGCATATTCGCTACAGCCGCGACAAATTCCCAGAAGACCCAATGTTTCAAACAACCTCTAGCCGCGAGTCTTTTCAAGGGAGATACATTTTGCAGCATCCCTTTACTGGGGAACTCAATTGCCAAGCTAGTAGAGAATACAAGCGGTCTTTACCCAAACGATTTGAACAAGAAGCGCAAACTCTAGCAAAACTAACTAACTGGAATATCCAAGATATTCGGAAAAAAATGAAGTTGAGTTTAGGTAATCTCAATTATTCCTGGTGGGAAAATTTCTTGGCTTGGCTTGGATTGTAA
- a CDS encoding RnfABCDGE type electron transport complex subunit D encodes MLLKDTRDYQILFLGLFLVLGIGTRDWTLHPEFIAVAIAFCLSTQWLLSSVKGFWSFDNNQEQQPSINLRSALITSLGLSLLLRTDHWITMALAAVSAIASKFFLKIGDKHFFNPANFGIISALTLTSNAWVSPGQWGEEWWYCLVFVGTGGLILRKIGRWDTTVAFLGSYSLLEAIRNLWLGWTWDVYWHRLMSGSLLLFALFMVTDPRSIPNAKIGRVVWAVCIACLTFILRNYFFLSTAVFWSLFALAPLTIFLDYLWSSPRFSWLGEGRRQEAEGRRQEDDEGDEGEGGDKGEIPTHNSTRAKCAASANSTQHSSLSTLITEV; translated from the coding sequence ATTTTGCTTAAAGATACACGGGACTATCAAATTCTCTTTTTGGGTTTATTTCTGGTTTTGGGAATTGGCACAAGAGACTGGACATTGCATCCAGAATTTATCGCTGTGGCGATCGCTTTTTGTTTATCAACCCAGTGGCTATTATCATCTGTCAAGGGTTTTTGGTCATTTGATAATAATCAAGAACAACAGCCCAGCATAAATCTGCGTAGCGCCTTGATTACATCGCTAGGACTCAGTTTGTTATTACGCACAGACCATTGGATAACTATGGCATTAGCAGCCGTCAGTGCGATCGCCAGTAAATTTTTCTTAAAAATTGGCGATAAACATTTCTTCAATCCTGCCAATTTTGGCATTATCTCTGCTTTAACTCTCACATCTAATGCGTGGGTATCCCCAGGACAGTGGGGTGAGGAGTGGTGGTACTGCTTAGTTTTCGTCGGGACTGGTGGTTTAATTCTGCGAAAAATAGGTCGTTGGGATACTACAGTCGCTTTTTTAGGTTCCTACTCCCTATTAGAAGCCATACGTAACCTTTGGTTGGGTTGGACTTGGGACGTATATTGGCATCGTTTAATGAGTGGTTCATTACTGTTGTTTGCCCTGTTTATGGTAACTGACCCACGCTCAATTCCCAACGCCAAAATCGGCCGTGTAGTTTGGGCTGTCTGCATTGCTTGCTTAACTTTTATTTTACGAAATTATTTCTTCCTTTCCACAGCCGTTTTCTGGTCACTATTCGCTCTAGCACCCTTGACTATTTTCCTAGATTATCTCTGGTCTTCTCCCAGATTTTCTTGGTTAGGAGAAGGTAGGAGGCAGGAGGCAGAAGGCAGAAGGCAGGAGGACGATGAGGGGGATGAGGGAGAGGGGGGAGACAAGGGAGAAATTCCTACTCATAACTCAACACGCGCTAAATGCGCCGCTTCCGCTAACAGCACTCAGCACTCATCACTCAGCACTTTAATTACAGAGGTATAA
- a CDS encoding TMEM175 family protein — protein sequence MGKGRLEAFSDGVLAIIITIMVLELKVPHGDNWAALRPLIPVFLSYILSFIFVGIYWNNHHHLLQAVRHVNGRILWANLHLLFWLSLIPFVTAWMGENHFTALPVALYGVVLLFAAIAYYILTRTLIAHHGQESTLAIAVAEDFKGKISVILYAVAIPLAFVNSWLACIFYVLVAIMWLIPDRRIERTLTQ from the coding sequence ATGGGGAAGGGTAGATTAGAAGCATTCAGTGACGGCGTGCTTGCTATTATCATCACTATTATGGTGCTGGAACTAAAAGTACCGCATGGTGATAATTGGGCGGCACTGCGTCCACTTATACCAGTATTCCTCAGCTATATACTCAGTTTTATTTTTGTGGGTATCTACTGGAACAACCATCATCACTTACTACAAGCCGTCCGCCACGTAAATGGTCGGATTCTTTGGGCTAATCTGCATCTATTATTTTGGTTGTCATTAATTCCCTTTGTTACCGCTTGGATGGGCGAGAACCACTTCACTGCCTTACCCGTTGCACTGTATGGTGTGGTATTGTTATTTGCAGCGATTGCTTACTATATCCTTACCCGCACCCTGATTGCTCATCACGGACAAGAATCTACATTAGCGATCGCCGTTGCTGAAGATTTCAAAGGTAAGATATCTGTCATTTTGTATGCAGTGGCAATTCCCTTGGCTTTTGTGAACTCATGGTTAGCCTGTATATTCTACGTTCTGGTGGCGATTATGTGGCTCATTCCCGACCGCCGAATTGAAAGGACTCTAACACAGTAA
- the rsgA gene encoding ribosome small subunit-dependent GTPase A: MNLDNLGWSDFFAHSFTAYAKKGFSVARVAIAYRDTFILYGEQGELTAEVAGKFRHQSVKGEDFPAVGDWVVIQVQDTQATIHEILPRKSKFSRKTVGTKTAEQIVAANVDTVFLVSGLDKDFNPRRIERYLILAWESGTNPVIVLNKADLCNCLNDYLAQIETVALGVPIVVLSATNGQGLEALQAYLQPGQTVALLGSSGVGKSTITNQLKEETVQAVQPVRASDHRGRHTTTHRELILLPDGGLIIDTPGMREIQIWASEASLQGTFADIDALAQECRFRDCQHLHEPDCAVQQAVVSGKLDYSRLLSYQKLQKELSYLVRKQDQQAHLVEKERWKKIHKAMRNHHKR, encoded by the coding sequence GTGAATTTAGACAATTTGGGCTGGAGTGACTTTTTTGCTCACAGCTTTACAGCCTATGCCAAAAAAGGATTTAGTGTTGCTAGGGTAGCGATCGCTTACCGAGACACTTTCATTTTATATGGTGAACAGGGTGAACTAACAGCAGAAGTTGCAGGTAAATTTCGCCATCAGTCTGTTAAAGGAGAAGATTTTCCGGCTGTTGGAGATTGGGTTGTAATACAGGTACAAGATACCCAGGCTACTATCCATGAAATTTTACCAAGAAAAAGCAAGTTTTCTCGTAAGACAGTAGGCACTAAAACAGCAGAACAAATTGTTGCTGCTAACGTAGATACTGTATTTCTAGTTTCGGGCTTGGATAAAGATTTTAATCCTAGACGCATAGAACGCTATCTAATTTTGGCTTGGGAAAGTGGTACAAACCCAGTAATTGTTTTAAATAAAGCAGACTTGTGTAACTGTTTAAACGATTACTTAGCCCAAATAGAAACAGTTGCGCTTGGTGTACCCATTGTTGTTTTAAGTGCTACTAATGGGCAAGGATTGGAGGCTTTACAAGCATATTTGCAACCAGGACAAACAGTAGCTTTATTGGGTTCTTCTGGTGTGGGAAAATCTACCATTACCAACCAACTCAAAGAGGAGACAGTGCAAGCTGTCCAACCTGTTAGAGCTAGTGATCATCGGGGTAGGCACACAACTACTCATCGTGAATTAATTTTACTGCCTGATGGTGGTTTAATTATTGATACTCCAGGAATGCGGGAAATCCAAATTTGGGCAAGTGAAGCAAGTTTGCAAGGCACTTTTGCAGACATCGACGCTTTAGCTCAGGAATGTCGCTTCCGTGATTGTCAGCATCTGCATGAGCCAGATTGTGCTGTACAGCAAGCTGTGGTATCGGGAAAACTGGATTACTCGCGGCTTTTGAGTTACCAAAAATTGCAAAAAGAATTAAGTTATCTGGTGCGCAAACAAGATCAACAGGCACATTTAGTTGAGAAAGAACGTTGGAAGAAAATCCATAAAGCTATGCGAAACCATCACAAACGTTAA
- a CDS encoding SDR family oxidoreductase, giving the protein MSDDLKGKVALITGANKGIGYEIARQLGSRGATVIIGARNIERGTEASNQLLSHQIDARAVQLNVTDQKTIDSTASQIDGEFGKLDILVNNAGIAIDRVPPSQLDIETLRQTYETNVFGVFAVTKAMLPLLKKSPAGRIVNISSGLASLTQNSDPNYEFADMKLLAYNSSKTAVNAFTVLFAAELKDTPIKVNAADPGFTATDINQYRGYRTVEQGATAAVQLATLPDDGVSGGFFDENGVVPW; this is encoded by the coding sequence ATGTCAGACGATTTAAAGGGAAAAGTGGCGCTGATTACAGGTGCAAACAAAGGCATTGGGTACGAAATTGCACGCCAACTGGGTTCCAGAGGTGCTACTGTTATCATTGGCGCAAGAAATATAGAACGTGGCACTGAAGCATCAAATCAGCTTCTTTCCCATCAAATTGATGCACGTGCAGTTCAACTTAATGTTACTGACCAAAAAACAATCGATTCCACTGCATCCCAAATTGACGGTGAATTTGGAAAACTAGATATCCTTGTCAACAATGCAGGAATTGCCATAGACCGAGTTCCACCAAGCCAATTAGATATTGAAACACTAAGGCAGACTTACGAAACAAATGTTTTTGGTGTGTTTGCCGTTACCAAAGCGATGTTACCTCTGTTGAAGAAATCACCAGCCGGGCGAATTGTGAATATATCTAGTGGTTTAGCTTCACTTACTCAAAATTCTGACCCAAATTACGAGTTTGCTGATATGAAATTGCTTGCTTATAACTCATCAAAGACAGCAGTAAATGCCTTTACAGTATTGTTTGCTGCTGAGTTAAAAGATACCCCTATCAAAGTTAATGCGGCTGATCCTGGTTTCACAGCTACAGATATTAATCAATACCGAGGTTATCGCACTGTTGAGCAGGGAGCGACGGCTGCTGTCCAATTGGCTACCCTACCTGATGATGGTGTTAGTGGTGGGTTCTTTGATGAGAATGGTGTAGTTCCTTGGTAA
- a CDS encoding NAD(P)-dependent oxidoreductase encodes MQIQTVGIFSPGDMGGAIASVLHQNGLRTVAALDDRSERTQQLAAAVQVENVGSLQNLVSESDVILSVLVPSAATQAAKQVAQAIQQLGKSVVYADCNAIAPDRVKEIATIIEGAGGQFVDASIIGPPPHVPNRTRIYASGKQAETLAQLRDYGLDVRVIGDEIGQASGLKMCYAALTKGLTAIATELLIAAHRLDLEDVLWQELSTSQKELFDILQRSIPAMTPKAHRWIGEMEEIAATFGAVGLTESTFTGAADIYRFVKDTPLGKETPEERDRDRSFADVIAILSQ; translated from the coding sequence ATGCAAATACAAACCGTTGGTATTTTCAGCCCTGGTGATATGGGAGGCGCGATCGCCTCGGTACTCCATCAAAATGGGTTAAGAACTGTGGCGGCGCTGGATGATAGGAGTGAAAGGACACAGCAATTAGCGGCTGCGGTGCAGGTGGAGAATGTCGGCTCACTGCAAAACCTCGTGAGCGAATCTGATGTCATACTTTCTGTATTAGTACCATCAGCAGCTACACAAGCAGCTAAACAGGTAGCACAGGCTATTCAACAACTAGGTAAAAGTGTTGTCTACGCAGATTGTAATGCGATCGCACCTGATAGAGTCAAGGAAATCGCCACAATTATCGAGGGTGCAGGCGGACAGTTTGTTGATGCTTCAATTATCGGCCCGCCTCCCCACGTACCCAACCGCACCCGTATCTACGCCTCTGGTAAGCAAGCCGAAACCCTTGCACAACTACGTGACTATGGTTTGGATGTTCGCGTGATTGGGGATGAAATTGGGCAAGCGTCCGGGTTGAAAATGTGTTATGCTGCCCTCACCAAAGGATTAACAGCGATCGCTACAGAATTACTAATTGCTGCCCATCGTCTAGATTTAGAAGATGTATTGTGGCAAGAATTATCTACTAGTCAAAAGGAATTATTCGATATCCTCCAGCGTTCCATCCCGGCCATGACACCAAAAGCACACCGTTGGATAGGAGAAATGGAAGAAATAGCAGCTACCTTTGGTGCAGTTGGTTTAACAGAAAGCACTTTTACCGGAGCCGCAGATATTTATCGCTTTGTGAAAGATACGCCTTTGGGTAAGGAAACACCAGAAGAACGCGATCGCGATCGTTCTTTTGCTGATGTTATTGCTATCCTTTCGCAATAA